A part of Carettochelys insculpta isolate YL-2023 chromosome 1, ASM3395843v1, whole genome shotgun sequence genomic DNA contains:
- the LOC142007643 gene encoding olfactory receptor 52B2-like: MNIFNLTHSDPSIFFLTGIPGLEHFHMWISIPFAMGYIAIILGNFMVLFIVKQEQTLHTPMYLVLCVLAITDIITSTLVVPKALCIFWFKLKAITLPGCLTQMFFLNTMLVTQSAVLVIMAFDRYVAICNPLRYTTILTKSRIAKLGLVGLTRAVVLILPMPLILSRLPFCDNRTIPQTFCESIAVARLSCGDITINRVYGMVLMVLTMGLDQSLIALSYGLIIRAVLRISSRKTHQKALSTCTAHFCVMLLYCAPSLFSQMAHNFGKNIAPHVHILLANVYLLVPSMFNPIIYGVKTKELRDKVLQYLCIK; the protein is encoded by the coding sequence ATGAATATTTTCAACCTCACCCACTCTGATCCATCAATATTCTTCCTAACGGGTATCCCTGGTCTGGAGCATTTCCACAtgtggatttccatcccttttgcTATGGGCTACATTGCCATTATTTTGGGAAATTTCATGGTTCTGTTTATTGTAAAACAAGAGCAGACCCTACACACACCAATGTACCTGGTGCTCTGTGTACTGGCAATCACAGACATAATAACTTCTACGTTAGTGGTGCCAAaggcactgtgtatattttggtttaAATTGAAAGCAATTACTCTGCCTGGCTGCCTtacccagatgttcttccttAACACCATGTTGGTTACGCAGTCAGCTGTCCTCGTAATAATGGCATTTGATCGCTATGTTGCCATATGTAATCCTTTGAGATACACCACCATCCTCACCAAGTCGCGGATCGCTAAGCTCGGGCTTGTAGGTTTGACTCGAGCTGTTGTACTCATTCTGCCTATGCCCCTGATCCTGAGCAGGCTGCCTTTCTGTGACAACCGCACTATCCCCCAAACATTCTGTGAGAGCATAGCTGTGGCAAGACTGTCATGTGGGGACATAACAATCAATAGGGTGTACGGTATGGTGTTAATGGTTCTAACCATGGGATTAGACCAGAGTCTCATTGCTCTGTCCTACGGTCTCATTATCAGGGCCGTCCTTAGAATCTCCTCCAGGAAAACCCACCAAAAAGCCCtcagcacctgcacagcccacTTCTGTGTGATGCTTTTATATTGTGCTCCCAGCCTCTTTTCTCAAATGGCACACAACTTTGGTAAGAACATCGCTCCCCATGTTCACATTCTCTTGGCCAATGTCTATCTCCTCGTCCCCTCCATGTTCAACCCTATCATATATGGagtcaaaaccaaagagcttcgtgacaAAGTGCTCCAATACCTCTGCATAAAGTGA
- the LOC142007644 gene encoding olfactory receptor 52D1-like, with protein MDIVNLTHSDPSIFFLTGIPGLEHFHNWISIPFAMGYIVILLGNFMVLFIVKQEQTLHTPMYLVLCVLAITDIITSTLVVPKALCIFWFKLKAITLPGCLTQMFFLYTTLIMQSAVLVIMAFDRYVAICNPLRYTTILTKSRIAKLGLVGLTRAVVLILPMPLILSRLPFCDNRTIPQTFCESIAVARLSCGDITINRVYGMVLMVLTMGLDQSLIALSYGLIIRAVFRISSRKTHQNALSTCTAHFCVLLLYCAPSLFSHMVHQYGKNIAPHVHILLANVYLLVPSMLNPIIYGVKTKELRDKVLQYLCTK; from the coding sequence ATGGATATAGTCAACCTCACCCACTCTGATCCATCAATATTCTTCCTAACGGGTATCCCTGGTCTGGAGCATTTCCACAactggatttccatcccttttgcTATGGGCTACATTGTCATTCTTTTGGGAAATTTCATGGTTCTGTTTATTGTAAAACAAGAGCAGACCTTACACACACCAATGTACCTGGTTCTCTGTGTACTGGCAATCACAGACATAATAACTTCTACGTTAGTGGTGCCAAaggcactgtgtatattttggtttaAATTGAAAGCAATTACTCTGCCTGGCTGCCTtacccagatgttcttcctttACACCACGTTGATTATGCAGTCAGCTGTCCTTGTAATAATGGCATTTGATCGCTATGTTGCCATATGTAATCCTTTGAGATACACCACCATCCTCACCAAGTCGCGGATCGCTAAGCTCGGGCTTGTAGGTTTGACTCGAGCTGTTGTACTCATTCTGCCTATGCCCCTGATCCTGAGCAGGCTGCCTTTCTGTGACAACCGCACTATCCCCCAAACATTCTGTGAGAGCATAGCTGTGGCAAGACTGTCATGTGGGGACATAACAATCAATCGGGTGTACGGTATGGTGTTAATGGTTCTAACCATGGGATTAGACCAGAGTCTCATTGCTCTGTCCTACGGTCTCATCATCAGGGCTGTCTTTAGAATCTCCTCCAGGAAAACTCACCAAAACGCCCtcagcacctgcacagcccacTTCTGTGTGTTGCTTTTATATTGTGCTCCCAGCCTCTTTTCACACATGGTACATCAATATGGTAAGAACATCGCTCCCCATGTTCACATTCTCTTGGCCAATGTCTATCTCCTCGTCCCCTCCATGCTCAACCCTATCATTTATGGagtcaaaaccaaagagcttcgtgacaAAGTGCTCCAATACCTCTGCACAAAGTGA